AAATAGGCGCAGCCCACCACCGAAAACAGGAGGATGGCGAGCAGAATCAAACCCTGAACTTCAGGACGCGCTTTCCTGCATCCTTTTTGCGGGAGTAAACACCTCATTCTCTTTCCCTTCGTCCATTGTGCGACGGTAAACCGGACTGCCGTTGAGGAAGGTCGCCCGAACCCGGCCCCGCAGGGTCATTCCCTCAAAGGCCGTGTTTCTGGAGCGCGATGCCATGTCCTCTGCCCGCACAAGCCATTCTTCCTCCGGGTCAAAGAGACAGAGATCCGCAGGACTTCCTGGCTCCAGACTTCCGGCATTCCCACCGAGGATGGCACCGGGGCGGCTGCTCATCAGCGCCAGGACCCGGGGAAGTTCCATCAGCTTCGAATGGTAAAGACGGGTCAGCACGGCGGCCAGGCTGGTCTCCAGACCGATCACGCCGAAGGGAGCGTAGGCGAATTCCACATTTTTCTCAATCTCCGTATGTGGCGCATGGTCGGTGGCGACAGCATCGAGTGTTCCATCGCAAAGCCCCGCGACCAGTGCTTCCTGATCGCTCTTCTCACGAATCGGGGGGTTCATCTTCTTGTGAGTGTCGTAGCCTTCAATGGCCGAGTCATCCAGAAGAAGATAGTGGGGAGTCGTCTCTCCGGTCACTTTCAGGCCATCGGCCTTGGCGCGGCGGAGGATTTCCACCGAGGATCCACTCGAGAGGTGGCAGAGATGCAAGCGGGCACCCGTAAGACGAGACAGCCTGACCTCCCGATCCACCGCAATGGACTCTGCCTCCCGGGGAATCCCCTCGAGACCCAGTTTCGCCGACATGGCTCCCTCGTGAACCTGCCCTCCCTCTGACAAGCTTCGCTCCTCGCTGTGACTCATTATGAGTGCGTCCCAGGTTCTTCCCAGTTCCATGGCCCTTCGCATCACTCCCGAATCACTGACCGGTCGCCCATCATCGCTGAAGGCACAGGCTCCTTCGTAGTGCATCTCCCCGAGATCCGCCAGTTCCCGGCCCTCACTGCCCCGGGTAATGGCTCCCACGGGAAGCACCTTTGCAAAACCGGCCTGCGCCGAGCGTTCCAGGATGTAGGACACCCGGGGGCCATCATCGCAGACTGGATTGGTATTGGGCATGGCACAAAGTGTGGTCACTCCGCCACGAGCGGCGGAACGGCTGCCCGACTCGATCGTTTCCTTTTCTTCGAAGCCCGGTTCACGAAGGTGAACATGAAGGTCCACCAGACCCGGGGCGAGGTGGAGACCCTCTCCATCGAGACGGGGAGCATCTTCCGGCGCCGGGCCTTCACGAAGCTCCGCAATGAGACCATCCTGAACACAGAGCGAGCCATCGAAAACCCGGTCGGCCACAGGATCGACCACTTTCACATTGTCCACCCACCAGCGATCCATGCTGCTAACTTCCAGCCAGTTCTTCATGCGCCCACCTCCATGCTCAGGGTTTCTTGCGTCTCTGCGGGCGCGTTCCGACGCGCCTGGCTGAGCAGGTAGAGAACCGCCATTCGAACGGCGACTCCATTAGTAACCTGCTGGAGAATGACCGATCGATCACCGTCTGCCACTTCGGGGCTGATTTCCACTCCCCGGTTCATGGGCCCCGGATGCATGATGATTCCCTCCTGATCAAGAAGGGACAGATGGCGGGACTGAACCTGCCAGTCTCTGGCATAGGCCCGGAGGCTTGGCAGAAAGCCTGCCTCCTGCCTTTCCTTCTGGATGCGAAGAATGTTCAGGGCATGCGCACCCTTGATGGCCGACTCAAGATCGAATTCCACCTTGACCCCCAAATCCTCCATGCCCGGAGGGATGAAGGTGGGCGGCCCGCAGAGAACGACCTCTGCTCCCAGTTTCCGGAGTCCCTGAATATTGCTTCTTGCGACACGACTGTGAAGAATGTCGCCCAGAATCACGACCTTTCTTCCCTCAAGTTCCCCCAGCTGCTGCCTCATGGTCATCAGATCCAGAAGGCCCTGAGTAGGATGCTCGTGCGTCCCGTCTCCCGCATTGATGACGCTCGCAGGAACCCGCTCGGACAGATACTTGGCCGCGCCACTGGCACCGTGCCGCATTACGATCATGTCCATCTTCATGGCGAGAAGATTCTCCACCGTGTCCAGGAGGGTTTCGCCCTTGCGAACGGAACTGGTCGAAGCACTGAAGTTGACCACATCAGCACTGAGTCGTTTTTCCGCCAGTTCAAAGCTGACCCGCGTGCGGGTGCTGTTTTCGAAAAACAGATTCACCACGGTAAAGCCGCGAAGCGTGGGAACCTTCTTGATTTCCCTCTCGCTGACCTCGAGAAAGCTCTCGGCCGTGTCGAGAATGTGCAGGATTTCACTGGAAGAGAGACTTTCAAGATCGAGAAGGTGTTGCTGCTGGAAGCTCATTGGTCCACCTCCATCAGAAGAACCTCGTCCCGGCCGTCGATCTCCTCGATAAGAACCTCCACGGTCTCGCGACTGCTGGTCGGCACGTTCTTGCCGACATAGTCCGCCCGGATGGGAAGTTCCCTGTGTCCACGGTCGATCAGGGAGACAAGCTGGATGGAAGCGGGGCGGCCATAGTCCATGATCTCGTCCATGGCGCTTCTCACCGTGCGCCCCGTGTAGAGAACATCGTCCACCAGAATCACTTGCTTTCCGCTGATGTCCACGGGAATGCGAGTCTCACCGACCTCCGGTTGTGGTCCCACGGTGCGCAGGTCATCGCGGTAGAAGGTAATGTCCAGGCTTCCGGTCGGAACCTGCCCGCCCCCTTCGATGCTGGCCAAGTAGGCGGCAATTCGTTCGGCCAGAGGAATGCCCCGGGTGCGAATGCCGAGAATCACGAGATCCTCGATCCGGGAGTTCCTCTCGAGAATCTCATGGGTCATTCGCTTGATCGCCCGGTGTACCTGCTCCGGACTCAGCAAGACGGCTTTCTGGCGAAATTGTGTGGGACTTTCAGTGGGCATCAGGACTCCCTCCCGGCTGTTGATGCGGGGAGAGCCCTGGATTCAGGCAAAAAAAAGCCCCTGCCATTTTCTGGCCGGGAACTTCCGCTTTGCTTTTCATAGGTCCCTCCCTTTTCGACCTCTCTGGATCGTTTTAAAGGAAACGGGTGCTGGGGCACGGTTCTCCGAGCCGGGAAGAATTTAGTGCAGATGGGTCAGGAATGCAAGCGGGGACTTGCCAGCACCTTCGACGCGGGATAGAGTCGCCGGAACGAAAGGGGAAGCATGTCCCGTTCCTTGAATGCCTGGCTGAAAGAAATCCTCAACATCCCTACTGCGCCCTTCCACGAAGAGCTTGTCGCAGAAAGAGTCAGGGCATTCGCCAGGGAGCGGGGACTTCGTCTCCGGGAGGACCGGGCCGGGAACCTCTTGATCGAGTATCGAAATCCAGGCGCAAAGAGCTTTCCTTTTGCCTTCACCTGCCACATGGATCATCCCGGCTTTGAGGTCATCAAGACCCGCGGTCGTCACGCACGGCTTCAACTTCTCGGGGGAGTGAACGAGAAGACCCTTCGCAACTCCTCGATTCTTCTCTATGGCGAAGACGGGCCCTATTCTGCGAAAACCTATTCCCTTCTCATGTCCAAGGACCGCAGGAAAGAGGAGACTCTTCTCCATGTCTACTGCGATGCAAAGACGAGGGTCGGAGACTGGGGCAGCTTTGATCTTCCCGAGCTGTCCCTGAAAGGGGGCCGCATTCGTGCTCGCGCCCTGGACAACCAGTTGAGTGCCGCACTGATTCTCGCCCTCATGGACCGACTTGTTTCCAGTGGCCGGAAAGCCCATGTCTACGGTCTCTTTACCGTGGCCGAAGAAGTCGGTTTTGTCGGAGCAATGGAAGTCGTCGAGGGGAAACTTCTCCCCCGTAAACTGCCCCTGCTGGTCATGGAAACCAGCCGGGAATTGCCCTCTTTCAAAATCGGGGCTGGCCCGGTCATCCGGGTCGGGGATCGAATGAGTGTCTTCGACGATTCCCTCACCCGCTGGCTCAGTGAAAGCGCCGAAGAGCTGCAAAAGCAGGAATCCGGATTCCGCTTCCAGCGGGCTCTCATGCCGGGAGGGGCCTGCGAGGCCAGCCTCTTTCAGCTTGCGGGACACCCATCCTGCGCCCTGGCTCTGGCCCTGGAGAACTATCACAACATGGGCCCCCGGGGAGCCGCCTCCGAATCCGTGAGTCTTCGGGATGCAAAAGGGATGCTGCAACTGATGGAAAGGCTCGCCTACCGAGGCCCCGCAAGGGGGCGTGAAAGGCAGATGCTCCAGCGCCTGAAGGCCTATCACCGCCGGTATCGCAGCCGCCTGCGTTGAACTGGGCCCCTCATTCGTGGTAAAATCGGGAGGTTCCGGCTCTCCGCACGGAAAGCCTGTGGCTTGTTCTGCCCCAACGAAGGGAATATCATGCGCTTTCCTGTCTACCGCATTCTGGGCTTTTGCCTGATTCTGATGAGCGTTCCCGTGCTCGCCCACGATTGCATGAGTTTCCAGTTTATTGACACCGCTCTTGAGGAGGGATTGCTATCCCCCAGCGATGCGGCTCTCCAGAAGATTCGCTACATCTTTGCCCCAGATACCATGAATCCTGACTTCAGGGTCGAAGGGGATCAGCCCGCACGCTGTTCGACCTTTCTCTTTCATTCGATTCTTCAGGACCCGGTCATTGAGGAGTCCGTCAAGGCGGAACTCCGTCACTGGATGAACGAACCTTTCAATGAAAACCGTGCCGACAGGAGTACCTACTTCACACCTGGGGGACACTTCCAGTTCACTTACTACACGAGCGGGAGCAATGCCGTCCCCACGGGCGACAGTGACAGCAATGGCGTTCCCGACTTCGTGGAATGGTGTGGCGAATACATGGACTACTCCTGGACAGAGGAAGTTGACAATCTCGGCTTCACGGCTCCCTATGTCGCCGCAGGGAATTTCTATCAGGTGAGTTTCCAGAATATGGGCGACTACGGGTATACCCAAATCTACGGGGGAAGCACTCGCATTGTTCTTCACCGCAACTTCTATGGTTTCCCGGGCAATGATGATCCCGAAGGCAACCAGAAAGGTGCTGCAAAGGTCACCTGCGCTCATGAGTTCAAACATGCGAGCCAGTACACCTGCAGCAACTGGACAGAGGGAGGATGGGTAGAACTGGATGCCACCTGGATGGAGGAGATCGCTTACCCCGTGGTCAACGATTACCACACTTATCTGGCCGCTTCGGGTAGTCCGCTGTCCTCTCCCCACCAGCCGCTGGACTATGGCGGAAGCGGTAGCTACGAGGACTGTATCTTCCAACTGTATATGAGCGAAATCTACGGGGTCGAGATGATCGTCGATCTCTGGGAACTGCGTGACAGCTATCCTGCCTGGCCCATGCTCACCAGCTATCACAACAATCTGGTGGCCTGGGGAAGCACTCTGGAGGACTGCTTCGGGGGCTTCAGCCAGTTCAACTGCCTGACCGGCTACTTTGCGGAAGCGGGCTACGGATATCCCGATGCTTCAGACATGTACACCCGTCAGTCCTGGAAGAACTACGGTGGACTTCCGCCCAGTGCGCAGAGCGGCACTCTCGACCATCTGGCCGCTCGCTACGCTCGCCACCATACGATCGATGGACTGCCTGATTACCCGCATGTGATCTTCGATGGGCAGAATGGAAAGAACTTCCATCCCATGCTCGTGATCAAGATGAACGACGGCACCGTGAT
This DNA window, taken from Candidatus Krumholzibacteriia bacterium, encodes the following:
- the pyrR gene encoding bifunctional pyr operon transcriptional regulator/uracil phosphoribosyltransferase PyrR, with the protein product MPTESPTQFRQKAVLLSPEQVHRAIKRMTHEILERNSRIEDLVILGIRTRGIPLAERIAAYLASIEGGGQVPTGSLDITFYRDDLRTVGPQPEVGETRIPVDISGKQVILVDDVLYTGRTVRSAMDEIMDYGRPASIQLVSLIDRGHRELPIRADYVGKNVPTSSRETVEVLIEEIDGRDEVLLMEVDQ
- a CDS encoding aspartate carbamoyltransferase catalytic subunit, with amino-acid sequence MSFQQQHLLDLESLSSSEILHILDTAESFLEVSEREIKKVPTLRGFTVVNLFFENSTRTRVSFELAEKRLSADVVNFSASTSSVRKGETLLDTVENLLAMKMDMIVMRHGASGAAKYLSERVPASVINAGDGTHEHPTQGLLDLMTMRQQLGELEGRKVVILGDILHSRVARSNIQGLRKLGAEVVLCGPPTFIPPGMEDLGVKVEFDLESAIKGAHALNILRIQKERQEAGFLPSLRAYARDWQVQSRHLSLLDQEGIIMHPGPMNRGVEISPEVADGDRSVILQQVTNGVAVRMAVLYLLSQARRNAPAETQETLSMEVGA
- a CDS encoding dihydroorotase; protein product: MKNWLEVSSMDRWWVDNVKVVDPVADRVFDGSLCVQDGLIAELREGPAPEDAPRLDGEGLHLAPGLVDLHVHLREPGFEEKETIESGSRSAARGGVTTLCAMPNTNPVCDDGPRVSYILERSAQAGFAKVLPVGAITRGSEGRELADLGEMHYEGACAFSDDGRPVSDSGVMRRAMELGRTWDALIMSHSEERSLSEGGQVHEGAMSAKLGLEGIPREAESIAVDREVRLSRLTGARLHLCHLSSGSSVEILRRAKADGLKVTGETTPHYLLLDDSAIEGYDTHKKMNPPIREKSDQEALVAGLCDGTLDAVATDHAPHTEIEKNVEFAYAPFGVIGLETSLAAVLTRLYHSKLMELPRVLALMSSRPGAILGGNAGSLEPGSPADLCLFDPEEEWLVRAEDMASRSRNTAFEGMTLRGRVRATFLNGSPVYRRTMDEGKENEVFTPAKRMQESAS